In Candidatus Limnocylindrales bacterium, one genomic interval encodes:
- a CDS encoding integron integrase yields the protein MLNIPSALRTQFETCLRNTAIPKHAHAAYIKWLRYYLDFCQKYHFPHTQRESLPHFLHKLQEKKQTKAQQQQASHAISLYYELIHFRGSLNEVPSTKPVLSFVEGKDSPPGKALPESSLRPAQDTAPKTVSSSNQAKTSLRPFDKPKTPQAQDPATGVSWKAVYTRLANEIQVRHYSPKTLETYTQWVRHFQTFTRSKDPQWLSSADVKEFLTFLAVTRKVSASTQNQAFNALLFFYRQVLNKEFGKLQGVVRAKRKPYVPVVLSREEIEAILQHLSPPYDLVVKLLYGCGLRLSECLHLRVHGFNLDAGVLTVHDGKGQKDRTVPLPETILPELRAQLQSLKDLHQQDLERDYAGVFLVNALEKKYKNAAKEFIWQWFFPAKQLTYIEKTGEYRRYHLHETHVQKAIKQAVGKARICKRASAHTFRHSFASHLLQANYDIRTIQELLGHSDVKTTMIYTHTVRSITIKEAKSPLDL from the coding sequence ATGCTCAATATTCCTTCAGCCTTACGGACACAATTTGAAACCTGTTTACGAAACACGGCGATTCCGAAACATGCCCATGCTGCTTATATAAAATGGCTGCGCTATTATCTGGATTTTTGTCAGAAGTATCATTTTCCTCACACGCAGAGAGAGAGTCTTCCTCACTTTCTCCATAAATTACAGGAAAAGAAGCAAACCAAGGCGCAACAACAGCAGGCGTCCCATGCGATCTCGCTGTACTACGAACTGATTCACTTCAGGGGTTCCCTCAACGAGGTCCCTTCGACCAAACCTGTCCTGAGCTTTGTCGAAGGGAAAGATAGTCCTCCGGGGAAGGCTCTCCCTGAATCGTCCCTTCGACCAGCTCAGGACACTGCTCCTAAGACCGTCTCTTCCTCCAACCAAGCGAAAACATCCCTTCGACCCTTCGATAAGCCCAAGACACCGCAAGCCCAGGACCCTGCAACGGGAGTTTCCTGGAAGGCGGTGTACACCCGGTTGGCTAATGAAATCCAGGTCCGGCATTATTCCCCGAAAACCTTAGAAACCTATACCCAGTGGGTACGACACTTTCAAACCTTTACTCGAAGCAAGGATCCGCAATGGCTCTCTTCTGCAGATGTCAAGGAGTTCTTGACGTTTTTGGCGGTAACCCGAAAGGTGTCGGCTTCAACCCAGAACCAGGCCTTTAATGCACTGTTATTTTTTTATAGACAGGTTCTGAACAAGGAGTTTGGGAAGCTCCAGGGGGTTGTCAGAGCAAAGCGAAAACCCTACGTTCCAGTGGTGTTATCCCGTGAAGAGATTGAAGCAATTCTTCAGCATTTGTCGCCTCCGTATGATCTGGTGGTGAAATTGTTGTATGGCTGTGGGCTACGGCTTTCGGAATGTTTACATCTTCGGGTGCATGGTTTTAATTTGGATGCAGGAGTCTTAACCGTTCATGACGGCAAGGGACAAAAAGACCGAACGGTGCCGCTTCCTGAAACGATCCTCCCTGAACTCCGAGCCCAGCTTCAATCGTTGAAAGACCTACACCAACAAGACCTGGAACGGGATTATGCGGGAGTGTTTTTAGTGAACGCGTTAGAGAAAAAATATAAGAATGCGGCCAAGGAGTTTATCTGGCAATGGTTTTTCCCGGCAAAACAGTTAACCTACATTGAGAAGACGGGGGAATACCGGCGGTATCATCTGCATGAAACGCATGTACAAAAGGCGATTAAGCAGGCGGTTGGGAAGGCCAGAATTTGTAAGCGCGCCTCAGCCCATACGTTTCGCCACAGTTTTGCCAGCCACCTGCTCCAAGCGAATTATGATATCCGGACGATTCAGGAGTTAC